The Oncorhynchus nerka isolate Pitt River linkage group LG5, Oner_Uvic_2.0, whole genome shotgun sequence nucleotide sequence AGCCCCGTCACTCCAGCCCCGTCACTCCAGCCCCGTCTCCCCAGACCCAGCCCCGTCTCCCCAGCCCCGTCTCCCCCGCCCCATCTCCCCCGCCCCATCTCTCCAGCCCCGTCACTCAAGCCCCGTCATTCAAGCCCCGTCACTCCAGCCCCGTCACTCCAGCCCCGTCTCCCCAGCCCCGTCACTCCAGCCCCGTCACTCCAGCCCCGTCACTCCAGCCCCGTCTCCCCAGACCCAGCCCCGTCTCTCCAGCCCCGTCTCCCCCGCCCCATCTCTCCAGCCCGTCACTCCAGCCCGTCTCCCTGGCCCGTCTCCCCCGCCCCATCTCTCCAGCCCCGTCACTCCAGCCCCGTCTCCCCAGCCCCGTATCCCCGCCCCATCTCCCCGCCCCATCTCTCCAGCCCCGTCACTTAAGCCCCGTCAGTCCAGCCCCGTCACTCCAGCCCCGTCACTCAAGCCCCGTCAGTCAAGCCCCGTCACTCCAGCCCCGTCACTCCAGCCCCGTCTCCCCCGCCCCATCTCTCCAGCCCCGTCACTCCAGCCCCGTCACTCCAGCTCCGTCTCCCCAGACCCAGCCCCGTCACTCCAGCCCCGTATCTCCAGCCCCGTCACTCCAGCCCCGTCACTCCAGCCCCGTCTCCCCAGACCCAGCCCCGTCTCCCCAGCCCCGTCTCCCCCGCCCCATCTCCCCCGCCCCATCTCTCCAGCCCCGTCACTTAAGCCCCGTCAGTCCAGCCCCGTCCTCCAGCCCCGTCACTCAAGCCCCGTCAGTCAAGCCCCGTGTGTCCAGCCCCGTCACTCCAGCCCCGTCTCCCCAGCCCCGTCACTCCAGCCCCGTCACTCCAGCCCCGTCACTCCAGCCCCGTCACTCCAGCCCCGTCTCCCCAGACCCAGCCCCGTCTCTCCAGCCCCGTCTCCCCGCCCCATCTCTCCAGCCCCGTCACTCCAGCCCCGTCTCCCTGGCCCGTCTCCCCCGCCCCATCTCTCCAGCCCCGTCACTCCAGCCCCGTCTCCTCAGCCCCGTCTCCCCGCCCCATCTCTCCCGCCCCGTCATTCCAGCCCCGTCATTCCAGCCCCGTCAGTCCAGCCCCATCTCCCCAGCCCCGTCACCCCAGCCCCATCTCTCCAGCCCCGTCACTCCAGCCCCGCCACTCCAGCCCCGTCACACCTGCCCCGTCCCCCAGCCCCGTCTCCCCTGCCCCGTCTCCCCAGCCCCGTCTCCCCCGCCCCGTCACTCCAGCCCCGTCTCCCCTGCCCCGTCTCCCTGCCCCGTCTCCCCAGCCCCGTCTCCCCCGCCCCGTCTCTCCAGCCCCGTCACTCCAGCCCCGTCTCCCCGCCCCTTCTTCCCAGCCCCGTCTCCCCTGCCCCGTCTCCCCTGCCCCGTCTCCCCAGCCCCGTCTCTCCAGCCCCGTCCTCCCAGCCCCGTCACTCCAGCCCCGTCTCCCTGCCCCATCCCCTGCCCGTTTCCCCAGCCCCGTCTCCCCAGCCCCGTCTCCCCTGCCCCGTCTCCCCAGCCCCGTCTCCCCGCCCCGTCACTCCAGCCCCGTCTCTCCAGCCCCGTCTTCCCAGCCCCGTCAATCCAGCCCCGTCACCCCTGCCCCGTCTCCCCAGCCCCGTCTCCCCCGCCCCGTCACTCCAGCCCCGTCACTCCAGCCCCGTCTCCCCCGCCCCTTCTTCCCAGCCCCGTCTCCCCTGCCCCGTCTCCCCTGCCCCGTCTCCCCAGCCCCGTCTCTCCAGCCCCGTCTCCCCAGCCCCCTCTTTCCAGCCCCGTCTCCCCTGCCCCGTCTCCCCAGCCCCGTCACTCCAGCCCCGTCTCCCCTGCCCCGTCCCCCTGCCCGTTTCCCCAGCCCCGTCTCCCCAGCCCCGTCTCCCTGCCCCGTCTCCCCAGCCCCGTCTCCCCGCCCCGTCACTCCAGCCCCGTCTCTCCAGCCCCGTCTTCCCAGCCCCGTCAATCCAGCCCCGTCACCCCTGCCCCGTCTCCCCTGCCCCGTCTCCCCAGCCCCGTCTCCCCAGCCCCGTCTCCCCTGCCCCGTCTCCCCAGCCCCGTCGCCCCTGCCCCGTCCCCCTGCCCCGTCACCCCAGCCCCGTCTCCCCAGCCCCGTCACTCCAGCCCCGTCACCCCTGCCCCGTATCCCCAGCCCCGTCTCCCCAGCCCCGTCTCCCCAGCCCCGTCCCTCCAGCCCCgtcaccagtctctctccatcccccctccagCACCAACTTAAAGGGAATTCATTTCCCTCGGCACCCTGGCCCATCTATTGCCAACAAACATTGTGAGGACTGCAGTCACATCATGTTGACACAGTGCAGAATCAGTTCCCCTTGTCTGCGTTGTTCCAGTGGCACAAAGAAAATGAAAAGGACAGGGGGAGGTCCGTCTGAAAATGGCACATTATTTCAGAATCCGCTGTTAACCTCATGTTGTCGTTAGCCGGAGACATTCTCCTCCAGAATAAAAGGGACCCGGGGGAGGATGCTTCAATCAACAGCATTTGTTCTCTGTACATGTAAACAGAAATGGAAATGGATGTAAGGTCTAACTTCTTCCCTCAGAGACACCTTTAAAAGACATACTGTAAGTTGCCCTGGGCAGGCTCTCTGCACCGGTATCACCTACAGTAGAACCTTAGATCTTAACGAACACATAGAACAGTAGGTTAGGAATATATGTTTTGTAATGACAAATTTGCCTGAATGTAACCTTAATCCACCCCATGTGTATTCATTCTAATGTCATTTCAGATTATGCCATCATCAGGAGGGGAAAGGTTTCATGAGACGACGATGGAGGACAAAAACGCCCCAGGGAATATGCAGTGGCACGAAATCAATCGAATTCGGCTGGCAGGTTAGGAATTATTTTCAATGGGGAACTTATTAAGGATGATCAATCCCCATGATTCTAATTGTCTCTCTATGCAAATATCAAACGTGCCTGCATAGGCTCGTCAATGACTTTTGGACAATCCTTTTTTTTTACCAGGGATGATAGTCAGTTTGAATCaggttctgcttttcttttcttaGTCAACCGTGTGTTCCTTCAGGGACATAGGAGTAAATCaggatgtcatcaatgtagaTGATGAGAAAGCGGTTGATCATATCCTAGAAAACCTCATTCATGAAGGATTGGAAGACTGCGGGGGCGTTCGTAAGGCCGTAAGGCGTGACCAGATATTCGTAGTGCCCTCAAGTGGTGATAAAGGCCGTCTTCCATTCTTCGCCTTCACGTATAATTACAAGGttacagtcggaagtttacatacaccttagccaaatacatttaaactgagtttttcacaattcctgacatttaatccaagtaaaaatgtcctgttttaggtcagttaggatcaccacgaaattttaagaatgtgaaatgtcagaataatagtagagagaattatttatttcagattttattttttttcatcacattcccagtgggtcagaagtttacatacactcagttagtatttggtagcattgcctttaaattgtttaacttgggtcaaacattgcgggttgccttccacaagcttcccacaaaaagttgggtgaattttggcccattcctcctgacagagcttgtgtaactgagtcaggtttgtaggcctccttgctctcacacacttgttcagttctgcccacatattttctatatgattgaggtcagggctttgtgatggccactccaataccttgactttgttgtccttaagccatcttgccacaactttgtaagtatgcttggggtcattgtccatttggaagacccattagcaaccaagctttaacttcctgactgatgtcttgagatgttgcttcaatatatccacatacatttcttatcctcatgatgtcatctattttatgaagtgcaccagtcagtcctgcagcaaagcacctttgatgttgttctgggattgatttgcacttttcgcaccaaagtacgttcatctctaggagacagaaattgtctccttcctgagcagtatgatggctgtgtggtcccatggtgtttatacttgagtactattatttgtacagatgaacatggtaccttcaggcatttggaaattgctcccaaggatgaaccagacttgtggaggtctacaatttctatTCTGaggcctgtgcaactgggtcctggactttctgacgggc carries:
- the LOC115123004 gene encoding uncharacterized protein LOC115123004 encodes the protein MSRTVEGEHPDLAQIPNEPEVTPARLPRPSPVSPAPSLQPRLPRPSPISPAPSPRPISPAPSLQPRHSSPVSPDPAPSPQPRHSSPVTPAPSPQTHLPSPVAPDPAPSPQPRHSSPVTPAPSPQTQPHPPAPSLQPRHSSPVFPAPSPRPISPAPSLQSQPRLPRPSPVSPAPSLQPRHSCPVSPDPAPSPQPRLPAPSLQPRHSSPVSPAPSLQLRLPRPSPVTPAPYLQPRHSSPVTPAPSPQTQPRLPSPVSPPHLPAPSLQPRHLSPVSPAPSLQPRHSSPVSQAPSLQPRHSSPVPQPRHSSPVTPAPSLQPRHSSPVSPDPAPSLQPRLPAPSLQPRHSSPVSPAPSLQLRLPRPSPVTPAPYLQPRHSSPVTPAPSPQTQPRLPSPVSPAPSPPPHLSSPVTQAPSFKPRHSSPVTPAPSPQPRHSSPVTPAPSLQPRLPRPSPVSPAPSPPPHLSSPSLQPVSLARLPRPISPAPSLQPRLPSPVSPPHLPAPSLQPRHLSPVSPAPSLQPRHSSPVSQAPSLQPRHSSPVSPAPSLQPRHSSPVTPAPSPQTQPRHSSPVSPAPSLQPRHSSPVSPDPAPSPQPRLPRPISPAPSLQPRHLSPVSPAPSSSPVTQAPSVKPRVSSPVTPAPSPQPRHSSPVTPAPSLQPRHSSPVSPDPAPSLQPRLPAPSLQPRHSSPVSLARLPRPISPAPSLQPRLLSPVSPPHLSRPVIPAPSFQPRQSSPISPAPSPQPHLSSPVTPAPPLQPRHTCPVPQPRLPCPVSPAPSPPPRHSSPVSPAPSPCPVSPAPSPPPRLSSPVTPAPSPRPFFPAPSPLPRLPCPVSPAPSLQPRPPSPVTPAPSPCPIPCPFPQPRLPSPVSPAPSPQPRLPAPSLQPRLSSPVFPAPSIQPRHPCPVSPAPSPPPRHSSPVTPAPSPPPLLPSPVSPAPSPLPRLPSPVSPAPSPQPPLSSPVSPAPSPQPRHSSPVSPAPSPCPFPQPRLPSPVSLPRLPSPVSPPRHSSPVSPAPSSQPRQSSPVTPAPSPLPRLPSPVSPAPSPLPRLPSPVAPAPSPCPVTPAPSPQPRHSSPVTPAPYPQPRLPSPVSPAPSLQPRHQSLSIPPPAPT